From Cydia fagiglandana chromosome 6, ilCydFagi1.1, whole genome shotgun sequence, the proteins below share one genomic window:
- the LOC134664979 gene encoding cytoplasmic tRNA 2-thiolation protein 1 has translation MPVACRAGCGKNAVLKRPKTGDVLCKECFYWAFETEIHYTITKGELFNRGDAVAIAASGGKDSTVLAHVMKTLNQQYDYGLNLMLLSIDEGITGYRDDSLETVKQNRDDYEMSLKILSYKDLYGWTMDEIVAQIGRKNNCTFCGVFRRQALDRGAAMLGVKCIATGHNADDIAETVLMNVLRGDIARLKRCTAISTGSEGTIPRVKPLKYTYEKEIVMYAHYKKLVYFSTECVFAPNAYRGHARALLKDMEKIRPTCIMDIIYSGETMAVKEEVSLPSQRICVRCKFVSSQEVCKACVLLEGLNKGLPRLGIGKSSKAKKMLEEYNAKQPGSELDKAIIDLNDESVNTKSKGRCKSKVKNKENCGNCSGKCAKETNGMESNSKINSLLEQYGLENTQNVLVNGHDEQIPDEDDGCSGSCGKLGSMQIGF, from the exons ATGCCCGTGGCTTGCAGGGCTGGTTGTGGCAAAAACGCTGTACTAAAg CGTCCAAAAACCGGTGATGTGCTGTGCAAAGAATGTTTCTATTGGGCCTTCGAGACAGAAATACACTACACAATCACAAAAGGCGAACTTTTTAACAGAGGAGATGCTGTTGCAATTGCTGCTTCTGGTGGCAAGGACTCCACAGTGCTCGCGCACGTGATGAAGACGCTCAACCAGCAGTACGACTACGGCTTGAACCTGATGCTGCTCTCTATAGACGAAGGTATAACTGGATACCGAGATGACAGCCTTGAAACAGTTAAACAGAACCGGGACGActatgaaatgtctttaaaaatcTTATCATACAAAGATTTGTACGGGTGGACGATGGATGAAATAGTAGCACAAATTGGTAGGAAGAACAACTGTACATTTTGTGGAGTGTTCAGAAGGCAGGCGTTGGACCGGGGGGCGGCTATGCTTGGGGTGAAATGCATAGCGACGGGGCACAATGCTGATGATATTGCAGAGACAGTGCTCATGAATGTGCTGCGAGGAGACATAGCAAGATTAAAGAGGTGCACTGCTATATCAact GGCAGTGAAGGCACAATCCCTCGTGTGAAGCCGCTCAAGTACACCTACGAGAAAGAGATAGTGATGTACGCACATTACAAGAAGCTGGTGTACTTCTCTACAGAATGTGTGTTCGCGCCCAACGCGTACCGCGGGCACGCGCGGGCGCTGCTCAAGGATATGGAGAAGATCAGACCCACTTGTATTATGGACATCATTTATTCAG gTGAGACAATGGCAGTGAAAGAGGAAGTATCTCTCCCATCACAAAGGATATGTGTGCGGTGCAAATTCGTCTCCTCACAGGAAGTCTGCAAAGCCTGTGTACTCCTAGAGGGCTTAAACAAAGGCCTACCCAGGCTCGGCATTGGAAAAAGTTCTAAAGCCAAGAAAATGTTAGAAGAGTACAATGCCAAGCAACCTGGGAGTGAGCTGGACAAAGCTATCATAGATCTAAATGATGAATCCGTAAATACTAAAAGTAAAGGTAGATGTAAGAGTAAGGTAAAGAATAAGGAGAATTGTGGTAACTGTTCAGGAAAGTGTGCTAAAGAAACGAATGGGATGGAAAGTAATTCAAAGATAAACAGTCTACTTGAGCAATATGGCTTAGAGAACACGCAAAATGTACTGGTAAATGGTCATGATGAACAGATTCCGGATGAAGATGATGGTTGTTCTGGATCCTGTGGGAAATTAGGATCAATgcaaataggtttttaa
- the LOC134665015 gene encoding protein melted, with translation MHELLKHVLTERDLTRAGDLFSITDSEIVDDLNEVLKQITEISSRPDYIRNDHDQALIEICVTRVTSCVKETGTLEKYCGALVALLESCLHHNLMPVGHLRDDDPPHAKIASDVIACIVLVSFPIQSDKEISGNKNVMELFLPVAVQFLHKGNREISRHMARYLSLAAVHHAMLLKPHVQTIMDSIMTGNYPLSRILTNLYEVCPEPLEGHVMALVSLLPHAEQVEKNSLFALFEQIAARRPEALKTSIPQLLSYLCPHTTGQNDPGCMCVDILQLIVCVSRARVSLVLEHGAALRRAARAPHAAPQHVALVAAALAQMGYTSKERAQEALNFILESMSFGGAVGASLVRECTALCSAYPALFTDRVLAAVRSNHSSEVNRTSGGVTIVKLGGANGSAPPAPTSANATSQTTAAWSGGYTRRAKLGDSRSTGRLHPGPQPRSMTRLNVAGGSVGGLHKSMTRLSSSQQINSQQNNAANAAAANKSRTAGVTVTTVGRAPRAAPASASASAAAPAAAQPHTHNILIGSHHNSTGPTIITNPPLSTQSISVNPLTGKSADTLPLPAPALGHVSVVTPPAVTVTSRRNNTSVTMINTGQNHRISVFEPYPMRDTVQHFCEKHLDKIKAYMDMVSLRLPPPAKCTIEERRSKKQARLQFACGTRGPHCLYSRTLFTMRTRAPRVWIHLMFLALQARHAAALSSRDASVSSLKHCWDILKCENKTFLTLVTSAFPGIKEQEMLLNELRSAGFFDVFSLTTPLEADAPPTAATWGCFLCTHPERAPGFLQPGAPVIEGTLKEKKGRWRLFRRWRTRYFTLSGAHLSVKGSSGGESIDINQIRSVKVSRGARNIPKAFEIFTGDQTLILKPAAGDAEEWAQCLSIAVATSQARHAPAKANSLPARGLTLKSF, from the exons ATGCACGAGCTGCTGAAGCACGTCCTCACGGAGAGGGACCTCACGCGCGCCGGCGACCTGTTCTCCATCACTGACAGCGAGATCGTCGATGACCTGAACGAAGTG CTAAAACAAATAACAGAGATCTCGTCCCGTCCCGATTACATCCGCAATGACCACGACCAAGCCCTGATCGAGATATGCGTGACGCGCGTCACCTCGTGCGTAAAAGAGACAGGAACACTCGAGAAATACTGCGGGGCTTTGGTGGCGTTACTGGAGTCTTGCTTGCACCATAATTTGATGCCTGTTGGACATTTAAGGGACGATGATCCACCGCATGCTAAAATTGCGTCCGATGTTATTGCTTGTATTGTTTTG GTTTCCTTCCCAATTCAATCTGACAAAGAGATCAGCGGCAACAAGAACGTCATGGAACTCTTTCTACCCGTCGCAGTTCAGTTCCTTCATAAAGGCAATCGCGAGATATCTCGACATATGGCTCGCTATCTCTCTCTAGCAGCCGTACATCACGCTATGCTGCTGAAGCCACATGTACAGACGATTATGGACTCTATCATGACGG gGAACTATCCTCTAAGCCGCATCTTGACCAACCTCTACGAAGTGTGCCCGGAGCCGCTAGAAGGCCACGTGATGGCGCTCGTCTCCCTCCTGCCCCACGCCGAGCAAGTCGAGAAGAACTCTCTATTCGCCCTCTTCGAACAGATAGCCGCTAGGAGACCGGAGGCGCTGAAGACGAGCATACCGCAGTTGTTGTCGTATCTGTGCCCGCATACAACCGGTCAGAATGATCCGGGTTGCATGTGCGTGGATATATTGCAA TTGATAGTGTGCGTGTCGCGCGCGCGCGTGTCGCTGGTGCTGGAGCACGGCGCGGCGCTGCGCCgggccgcgcgcgcgccgcacgcCGCGCCGCAGCACGTCGCGCTCGTCGCCGCCGCGCTGGCGCAGATGGGCTACACCTCCAAG GAGCGCGCTCAAGAGGCCTTGAACTTCATCCTGGAGTCCATGAGCTTCGGCGGCGCGGTGGGCGCGTCGCTAGTGCGCGAGTGCACCGCGCTGTGCAGCGCCTACCCCGCGCTCTTCACCGACCGCGTCCTCGCCGCCGTGCGCTCTAACCATAG CTCTGAAGTTAATCGCACATCAGGCGGCGTCACCATAGTGAAGTTGGGCGGCGCCAATGGCTCAGCCCCTCCCGCCCCCACCTCTGCTAATGCGACATCGCAAACTACCG CAGCGTGGAGCGGTGGCTACACTCGGCGAGCCAAGCTGGGCGACTCGCGCAGCACGGGCCGCCTGCACCCCGGCCCGCAGCCGCGCAGCATGACGCGCCTCAACGTGGCCG GAGGCTCGGTCGGCGGTTTGCACAAGAGTATGACGCGGCTGTCATCGTCGCAGCAGATCAACTCGCAGCAGAACAACGCAGCGAATGCAG CGGCAGCGAACAAGTCTCGCACGGCGGGCGTCACCGTGACCACGGTGGGCCGCGCGCCGCGAGCCGCGCCCGCCTCCGCTTCCGCTTCCGCCGCCGCCCCTGCGGCCGCGCAGCCGCACACGCACAACATACTCATCGGCTCACACCATAAC AGCACTGGGCCGACAATAATCACCAATCCGCCCCTATCCACCCAGTCCATCTCCGTGAACCCTCTCACAGGCAAGTCGGCCGACACCCTCCCCCTCCCCGCGCCCGCGCTCGGCCACGTCTCCGTCGTCACGCCCCCGGCCGTCACCGTCACGTCGAGGCGCAACAACACCAGCGTCACCATGATCAACACCGGCCAGAATCACAGGATCAGCGTGTTCGAGCCTTACCCTATGAGGGATACGGTGCAGCATTTCTGTGAAAAACATTTGGATAAGATCAAGGCTTATATGGATATGGTGTCGTTACGACTACCACCTCCAGCCAAATGCACGATTGaag AACGTCGGTCGAAGAAGCAAGCGCGGCTGCAGTTCGCGTGCGGCACGCGCGGCCCGCACTGCCTGTACTCGCGCACGCTCTTCACCATGCGCACGCGCGCGCCGCGCGTCTGGATCCACCTCATGTTCCTCGCGCTGCAAGCCAGGCACGCCGCCGCCCTGTCCTCGAGGGACGCCTCCGTCTCCAGTCTGAAACATTGCTGGGACATACTCAAGTGCGAGAACAAGACTTTCCTCACGCTGGTCACCAGCGCTTTCCCGGGCATCAAG GAGCAAGAAATGCTGCTAAACGAGCTACGTTCCGCCGGCTTCTTCGACGTATTCTCCCTCACCACCCCGCTCGAGGCCGACGCGCCGCCCACCGCCGCCACGTGGGGCTGCTTCCTCTGCACACATCCTGAAAGGGCCCCCGGGTTCCTACAACCGGGGGCTCCGGTTATAGAGGGAACACTAAAAGAAAAGAAGGGGAGGTGGAGGTTGTTCAGACGTTGGCGTACGAGATATTTCACGCTGTCTGGAGCGCATCTCAGTGTGAAAGGCTCG AGCGGCGGCGAAAGCATAGACATCAACCAAATCCGCTCAGTGAAAGTGTCGCGCGGCGCTCGGAACATCCCGAAGGCCTTCGAGATCTTCACGGGAGACCAGACCCTGATCCTCAAGCCCGCGGCCGGCGACGCCGAGGAGTGGGCGCAGTGCCTGAGCATCGCGGTGGCCACGTCGCAGGCGCGCCACGCGCCCGCCAAGGCCAACAGCTTGCCGGCGCGGGGACTCACGCTCAAGAGCTTCTGA
- the LOC134665005 gene encoding probable dual specificity protein phosphatase DDB_G0283417, protein MSFLNELQKQKNKLKVRETVFTNAAGQRFIERNGEKTEISSTYGFVVDNKPDNIPVLVTEHLYIGSQDCTVDDVLKQYDIKNVLSVGINAEVNVGHKFVQCLDLPETDVKQMLTECLPFIHDSVCRGENVLVHCNAGVSRTSTVAIAYLMQYKGMEFEEAYRLVKEKRPAIRPNDGFKRQLQAMKPGEVI, encoded by the coding sequence ATGAGCTTCCTAAACGAATTACAGAAACAAAAGAATAAACTCAAAGTTAGAGAAACCGTATTCACAAACGCTGCTGGACAGAGGTTCATAGAACGGAATGGAGAAAAGACTGAAATCTCCTCAACTTATGGCTTTGTGGTGGACAACAAACCTGACAATATACCCGTGTTAGTGACTGAGCATTTGTATATAGGGTCTCAGGACTGTACTGTTGATGATGTATTAAAACAATATGACATTAAAAATGTGCTTAGTGTAGGAATAAATGCTGAAGTGAATGTCGGACATAAGTTTGTACAGTGTTTAGATTTACCAGAGACTGATGTCAAACAAATGTTAACAGAGTGTTTACCATTTATCCACGACTCAGTGTGTCGTGGTGAGAATGTTTTGGTGCATTGCAACGCCGGCGTTTCTCGCACCTCAACCGTTGCGATTGCTTACCTCATGCAATACAAAGGGATGGAGTTTGAAGAGGCATATCGCTTGGTCAAGGAGAAGCGACCTGCCATACGACCCAATGATGGGTTCAAGAGGCAATTACAGGCTATGAAACCTGGAGAAGTCATCTAG
- the LOC134664986 gene encoding tRNA pseudouridine synthase-like 1: MKARYLTFFSYIGSTFRSSEKLWFKDGKNYTDTESVQGRLELALLGLRSLNYPNVVLSSRTDGGVHALNSSAHFDLDRYGSKIYEPHQVTFKLNKHFLKTETPIYVKDCLRVSDNFHARFKALSRTYLYRLAVLKPEVKLPEFSSIAQHIPIEEWRRCHFIRAPGFDIERFKAGCEQFVGLHDFTTFKRFDKLKQHKHNRRELKHILVRPGTPLVTSYPRDSVWDYWDVEFKARAFVHNQIRRMMGTLISVAVGKLPADEIKVMLQVPSKHSWYNFIQNCPPQGLYLCNVEYNPEDLVYSDSGDSQVEDSDSEEE; the protein is encoded by the exons ATGAAAGCCAGATATCTAACATTCTTTTCATATATTGGGTCGACTTTCAG GTCCTCGGAGAAGCTTTGGTTCAAAGATGGGAAGAACTATACAGACACGGAAAGCGTACAGGGCCGGTTGGAATTAGCTCTGCTGGGACTGCGTTCTTTGAACTACCCCAACGTTGTTTTATCTAGCCG AACAGATGGTGGAGTACATGCTTTAAATTCAAGTGCCCACTTCGATCTGGATCGCTATGGCAGCAAGATCTACGAACCACATCAGGTCACATTTAAACTGAACAAGCACTTCCTGAAGACGGAGACGCCTATCTACGTCAAGGACTGTTTGAGAGTGTCGGACAACTTCCATGCCAGGTTTAAAGCGCTGTCCAGGACATATTTGTACAG GTTAGCAGTGTTGAAGCCAGAAGTTAAGTTACCAGAATTCTCGAGCATAGCACAACATATACCTATAGAGGAGTGGAGGAGGTGCCATTTTATAAG AGCACCGGGGTTCGACATAGAGCGCTTCAAAGCGGGCTGCGAACAATTTGTCGGCCTCCACGACTTCACAACATTCAAGCGCTTCGACAAACTGAAGCAACACAAGCATAACAGACGCGAGCTCAAACACATACTAGTGCGGCCGGGGACCCCGCTGGTCACTAGTTATCCGAGGGACAGTGTGTGGGACTACTGGGATGTGGAGTTTAAGGCTAGGGCGTTTGTGCACAATCAG ATACGTCGGATGATGGGCACACTGATAAGCGTAGCCGTGGGCAAGCTCCCCGCTGACGAGATAAAGGTGATGCTGCAAGTCCCGTCCAAGCACTCCTGGTACAACTTCATCCAGAACTGCCCGCCGCAAGGACTCTATCTCTGCAACGTCGAGTATAACCCAGAAGATCTCGTCTATAGCGATAGTGGAGATAGTCAAGTGGAAGACAGTGATAGCGAGGaagaataa
- the LOC134664998 gene encoding transmembrane emp24 domain-containing protein 5 translates to MARRTWHMFTVITLIFTILSLVGDVNTSSPAPWYENLPAVTMDYKVHIDAGKEDCYFQYVQPGATFYASYQVLKGGDGMCGFAVRHPNGQIVHPYEWRQSAEYADQSSTGGYYSVCIDNQFSRFAGKLVNLYLSVIRYDMWEKYAKEVEELDMNIKNFTSSIQLVERNINDILQYQYHSRARESRDYNLLQDNNTYVLRWSFIQILAITATGTLQVYFLRKLFEVKDNSSKTRI, encoded by the exons ATGGCTCGACGGACGTGGCATATGTTTACTGTGATAACACTAATATTTACGATTTTATCACTCGTTGGGGATGTAAATACTTCATCACCGGCACCATGGTACGAGAACCTGCCCGCGGTGACCATGGACTACAAAGTTCACATCGACGCGGGCAAAGAAGACTGTTACTTTCAATACGTGCAGCCGGGAGCCACATTTTACGCCAGCTATCAG GTGTTGAAAGGAGGTGATGGCATGTGCGGGTTCGCGGTGCGGCACCCTAACGGGCAGATCGTGCACCCGTACGAGTGGCGGCAGAGCGCGGAGTACGCGGACCAGTCGTCGACGGGGGGCTACTACTCCGTGTGTATCGACAACCAGTTCTCGCGGTTCGCGGGCAAGCTGGTGAACCTGTACCTGTCGGTGATCCGCTACGACATGTGGGAGAAGTACGCTAAGGAGGTTGAGGAGCTGGACATGAACATTAAGAACTTTACT TCATCTATCCAGCTGGTGGAGCGCAACATAAATGACATCCTGCAGTACCAGTACCACTCGCGCGCGCGCGAGTCCCGCGACTACAACCTGCTGCAGGACAACAACACTTATGTGCTCAG gTGGTCATTCATCCAGATCCTGGCCATCACAGCAACAGGGACATTACAAGTTTACTTTTTAAGGAAACTCTTCGAAGTTAAGGACAACTCTTCAAAAAcgagaatataa